In one Mucilaginibacter sp. PAMB04168 genomic region, the following are encoded:
- the dctA gene encoding C4-dicarboxylate transporter DctA: MKRLLSNLTFQVIAAILLGVLVGLYLPEFAPAAQRISKMFISVISMLIAPIIFFTIVLGIAGMNDMKKVGRVGGKALLYFELVTTFALVIGVTVANLIKPGAGLNMQLPTDLSKVAQYQKQAGEMNWGDFFTHIIPSNFIGAFAEGDILQVLFIAVLFGFGLSRMGGTGQTLLQSFDKIAKVFFNMMHIVMRAAPLGAFGGMAYTVSTYGIKTLKPLAMLMGSVYLTMALFIFIVLNAICYFFKFSLFKYLRYIREEILIVLGTSSSEPALPLMMEKLEKLGCARSVVGLVIPTGYSFNLDGTTIYLSMATIFLAQVFHVPLTIGQELTIIGILMVTSKGAAGVTGSGFIVLTSTLAAIKIIPVEGVALLLGVDRFMSEARAITNVIGNGVATMVIAISEKAFDRNKYEAATANSSS; this comes from the coding sequence ATGAAACGTTTACTCTCTAATCTTACTTTTCAGGTTATTGCTGCCATTTTGCTGGGCGTGCTGGTAGGATTGTATCTGCCTGAGTTTGCCCCCGCAGCACAACGTATCAGTAAAATGTTTATCAGCGTAATTAGCATGCTGATAGCCCCCATCATATTTTTTACCATAGTGCTAGGTATTGCCGGTATGAACGATATGAAAAAGGTGGGCAGAGTGGGCGGCAAGGCTTTGCTGTATTTTGAGCTGGTAACTACTTTTGCCCTTGTTATAGGTGTAACGGTTGCTAATTTAATTAAACCAGGTGCCGGCCTAAATATGCAACTCCCGACCGACCTAAGCAAGGTAGCCCAATATCAGAAGCAAGCCGGCGAGATGAACTGGGGCGACTTTTTTACACACATTATACCCAGTAATTTTATAGGTGCCTTTGCTGAGGGCGACATTTTACAAGTGCTTTTTATAGCTGTTTTGTTTGGCTTCGGGCTAAGCCGCATGGGCGGAACCGGCCAAACCTTGCTGCAAAGTTTTGATAAAATTGCCAAAGTGTTTTTTAACATGATGCATATTGTGATGAGGGCCGCACCGCTCGGAGCTTTTGGCGGCATGGCCTATACCGTAAGCACATATGGTATAAAAACATTAAAACCCTTGGCTATGCTCATGGGATCGGTTTACCTTACCATGGCGCTGTTCATTTTTATAGTGCTGAATGCCATTTGCTATTTTTTTAAATTCAGCTTGTTTAAATATCTCCGGTACATTCGCGAAGAAATATTGATTGTGCTCGGAACATCATCCTCTGAACCAGCATTGCCGCTAATGATGGAGAAGTTGGAAAAGCTGGGTTGCGCCCGTTCGGTGGTAGGACTGGTTATCCCTACGGGTTATTCCTTTAACCTGGACGGTACTACTATTTACCTATCTATGGCTACCATATTCCTGGCGCAGGTTTTTCATGTGCCGCTAACCATAGGGCAGGAGCTTACCATTATAGGTATACTCATGGTAACGTCAAAAGGTGCAGCGGGCGTAACCGGCAGCGGCTTTATCGTACTAACGTCTACACTCGCCGCCATAAAGATTATCCCGGTAGAAGGCGTGGCCCTGCTGCTGGGCGTAGATCGTTTTATGTCTGAAGCGCGGGCTATTACCAACGTAATTGGCAACGGCGTAGCTACTATGGTGATAGCCATCAGTGAGAAGGCATTTGACCGCAATAAATACGAGGCAGCCACAGCGAATAGCTCCTCATAA
- a CDS encoding class I tRNA ligase family protein: MDYQFKEIENKWQQFWASHHTYKADNQSAKPKYYVLDMFPYPSGAGLHVGHPLGYIASDIFSRYKRLRGFNVLHPMGYDSFGLPAEQYAIQTGQHPALTTEQNIATYRRQLDQLGFSFDWSREVRTSSPDYYKWTQWIFMQLFNSWYNKADEKAEAIEKLTAHFATNGSAGINAVCDDEVLTFTAAEWNAMSEEEQQTELLKYRLTYLRESTVNWCPALGTVLANDEVKDGFSERGGYPVEQKKMMQWSMRITAYAERLLQGLDTIDWPEPLKEMQRNWIGKSVGASVRFPLAVNSGHLSDSSQQRTDNYIEVFTTRVDTIFGVTFVVLAPEHELVPSLTTPEQKETVEAYIAQTKKKSELDRMADTKTVSGAFTGSYVLNPLNGEKIQLWIADYVLAGYGTGAVMAVPSGDQRDYLFAKHFNLPIVPIIDIQNIETEADPTKDGKYINSDFINGLGYKEATAAVVAKLEEIGAGKAKVNFRMRDAIFGRQRYWGEPVPVYFKNGLPYLINESELPLILPEIDKYLPTESGEPPLGRADGWKYQDAYEYELSTMPGWAGSSWYWYRYMDAQNSNTFASTEAINYWKDVDLYIGGSEHATGHLLYSRFWNKFLKDIGLAVEEEPFKKLINQGMIQGRSSFTYRLNPLLLNTDENFAKPEVYVSKGIYELYKEGDFDTIEQIALFYKDLLPEGAELGEMEFSKLHVDVNIVSNDALDVAAFRKWRPDNAGAIVILEDGSVSYPNDDTQYESKFICDVEVEKMSKSKFNVVNPDDLIERYGADTLRMYEMFLGPLEQSKPWNTNGIEGVFKFLRKFWRLFHNEQWDFKVSDEAPTKAELKALHKIIRKVEEDVERFSFNTSVSSFMIAVNELTDLKCNKRSILQDMVIILSPYAPHICEELWTLLGNEAGTLSYAAYPVFNAAYLVEDEFAYPISVNGKTRLNINMPLTMEPKEVEALVLAHADVQKYLEGKTPKKVIVVKGRIVNIVI; encoded by the coding sequence ATGGATTATCAGTTTAAAGAAATCGAAAATAAGTGGCAGCAATTTTGGGCAAGCCATCACACCTATAAAGCCGATAACCAATCGGCCAAGCCAAAGTATTATGTGCTCGATATGTTTCCGTATCCTTCGGGAGCCGGTTTACACGTAGGTCACCCGCTTGGTTATATTGCTTCAGATATTTTTTCGCGCTATAAACGCCTGCGGGGTTTTAATGTGCTGCACCCTATGGGCTACGATTCGTTTGGCTTACCGGCCGAACAGTACGCCATACAAACCGGTCAGCACCCAGCTCTTACAACCGAGCAAAACATTGCCACTTACCGCCGTCAGCTGGATCAGCTAGGCTTTTCGTTTGACTGGAGCCGCGAGGTGCGCACAAGTTCGCCCGATTATTATAAATGGACGCAGTGGATCTTCATGCAACTGTTTAACTCATGGTACAACAAGGCCGATGAGAAAGCAGAAGCTATTGAAAAACTAACTGCTCATTTTGCCACCAACGGCTCTGCCGGCATCAATGCCGTTTGCGATGATGAGGTATTAACCTTTACCGCTGCCGAATGGAACGCCATGAGCGAAGAAGAGCAACAAACAGAACTGTTAAAATACCGCCTAACCTACCTGCGCGAAAGCACCGTTAACTGGTGCCCAGCACTGGGTACGGTGTTGGCTAACGATGAGGTGAAAGACGGCTTTTCAGAACGTGGCGGCTACCCTGTTGAGCAAAAGAAAATGATGCAGTGGAGCATGCGCATTACCGCTTACGCCGAGCGCCTGCTGCAGGGACTGGACACCATTGACTGGCCCGAGCCTCTGAAAGAAATGCAGCGCAATTGGATAGGTAAAAGCGTTGGCGCGAGTGTGCGTTTTCCGTTAGCAGTTAACAGTGGTCATTTATCTGACAGCTCACAACAGAGAACAGACAACTACATAGAGGTTTTCACCACCCGCGTCGACACCATTTTTGGTGTTACGTTTGTAGTACTAGCACCCGAGCATGAACTGGTGCCAAGCTTAACCACGCCTGAGCAAAAAGAAACAGTGGAAGCTTATATTGCTCAAACCAAAAAGAAATCAGAACTGGACCGCATGGCCGATACTAAAACCGTGTCGGGCGCTTTTACAGGCAGCTATGTACTTAACCCGCTAAACGGCGAAAAGATACAGCTGTGGATTGCCGACTATGTATTAGCTGGTTACGGAACAGGTGCCGTTATGGCCGTTCCATCAGGCGATCAGCGAGATTACCTGTTTGCCAAGCATTTCAATTTACCTATTGTTCCTATCATCGATATTCAGAACATCGAAACGGAGGCCGACCCCACCAAGGACGGAAAGTATATTAATTCTGATTTCATTAACGGTTTAGGTTATAAGGAAGCTACTGCTGCAGTTGTAGCTAAACTGGAAGAAATTGGCGCTGGTAAAGCCAAGGTAAACTTCAGAATGCGTGACGCCATTTTTGGTCGCCAGCGTTATTGGGGTGAGCCTGTACCAGTTTACTTTAAAAACGGCTTGCCCTATCTGATCAATGAAAGCGAATTACCGCTTATACTGCCCGAAATAGACAAATATCTGCCAACTGAAAGCGGCGAGCCACCACTGGGCCGTGCCGACGGCTGGAAATATCAGGATGCGTACGAGTATGAGCTAAGCACTATGCCAGGTTGGGCCGGCAGCAGCTGGTATTGGTACCGCTACATGGATGCACAAAACTCCAATACTTTTGCTTCAACAGAAGCTATCAACTACTGGAAAGACGTTGACTTGTATATTGGCGGCTCGGAGCATGCCACCGGGCACTTACTGTACAGCCGTTTCTGGAACAAGTTTTTGAAGGATATAGGTTTAGCCGTTGAGGAAGAGCCGTTCAAAAAGCTCATTAACCAGGGCATGATACAAGGTCGTTCGAGCTTTACTTATAGGCTGAACCCCTTGCTGTTAAATACCGATGAGAACTTTGCCAAACCCGAAGTTTATGTCTCTAAAGGTATTTATGAGCTTTACAAAGAGGGCGACTTTGATACTATTGAGCAAATTGCACTTTTTTACAAAGATCTGCTTCCCGAAGGTGCAGAGCTTGGCGAAATGGAGTTCAGCAAGCTGCATGTGGACGTAAACATTGTAAGCAATGATGCACTTGACGTAGCTGCTTTCCGTAAATGGCGGCCGGATAACGCCGGTGCTATCGTGATTTTAGAAGACGGCAGCGTTAGTTATCCTAATGATGATACACAGTACGAGAGCAAGTTTATTTGCGATGTAGAGGTTGAGAAAATGTCGAAATCAAAGTTCAACGTGGTAAATCCCGATGATTTGATTGAGCGTTACGGCGCCGATACACTGCGTATGTACGAGATGTTTTTAGGTCCACTGGAGCAAAGTAAACCCTGGAACACCAACGGTATTGAGGGCGTCTTTAAATTTCTGCGCAAATTTTGGCGTTTGTTCCACAATGAGCAGTGGGATTTTAAGGTGTCTGATGAAGCGCCAACTAAAGCGGAGCTAAAAGCACTGCACAAAATAATCCGTAAGGTTGAAGAAGACGTGGAGCGTTTTTCGTTCAATACCTCAGTTTCCAGCTTTATGATTGCGGTAAATGAATTGACCGATTTGAAATGTAATAAGCGCAGCATATTGCAGGATATGGTCATCATCCTCTCTCCTTATGCTCCGCATATTTGTGAAGAACTTTGGACCTTACTGGGCAACGAAGCCGGCACCTTATCCTACGCTGCTTACCCGGTATTTAACGCTGCTTATCTGGTAGAAGATGAATTTGCTTATCCTATATCGGTAAATGGTAAAACCCGTCTAAATATCAACATGCCGTTGACTATGGAGCCAAAAGAAGTAGAAGCTCTTGTACTGGCCCATGCCGATGTACAAAAATACCTTGAAGGTAAGACACCGAAGAAGGTAATTGTAGTAAAAGGCCGTATCGTAAATATTGTGATATAA
- a CDS encoding TonB-dependent receptor gives MKRFFTLIALIGTMLSASAQITGRISGTVIDSVTKKPLDYATISLYRSGGKAVLNGTLTDGKGSFRLDNIAPGKYKIAVTYIGYPTKTIDPVETTPGKPDNNVGTVIVAPSGKTLGAVTVTGQTAIIENKLDKIVYNAEKDVTSAGGNATDVLRKVPLVSVDLDGKPSLRGDQNVRVLINGKPSGALSSSLADVLRTIPADQIKSIEVITAPSAKYDAEGSGGIINIITKSKNVSGLSGSVSGGVGTRQNNGNVNINYKKNRFSLGANIGSNFAWPQTSLVDFESARRSNDTTTTNVQNSSARTKRFGTIGSVNASYDINNYNSFTTTLRINGGGFETNGGATNSFRTTRINPVGFIPQNFAYTSNNFNKASFSGFDYNADYTHKFKKEGEELTIAGQWSHSKIASDYTSEYFNVPPRAFPNQQGSNNGVNDEYTAQADYANPLSKVIKLEAGGKAILRKINSDYDVFRQINAQGQIINQGPYTLNDTASNKYDYSQNVYAGYTVLSFTLPKNYSLQTGLRVENTQIDGDPTNLVQRNLQPFSQSYTTFVPSFILSKTVKGTQTYKLSYNKRIQRPSLQFLNPFINKANNQNQSQGNPELSPEVTQTIELGYTTFIKTSVINLSTYYKYTNNLIEGIVQTINDPDLRSESNPNGSASRTVFQNIGSNKSFGASFFGSVTPWKPLTIRGSVNGYTYRPTVNPANQTQQTATGTTYFQYNAFLSASATIKGGWTTEFFGVFNSPRRTIQGENPAFNLFGFGVKKEIIAKKFTLGLNALSPFQKYLKLDQSINTPNLNQTQKIRYPLQSFGISFTYNFGSVTYGQQTKKKGVNNDDLLQGGDQGGAPGGQGGAPRQ, from the coding sequence ATGAAACGTTTTTTTACCCTAATTGCATTAATAGGTACCATGCTGAGTGCCAGCGCCCAAATCACAGGTCGCATCTCAGGTACGGTTATCGACTCTGTTACTAAAAAACCTTTAGATTATGCTACCATAAGCCTTTACCGCAGCGGCGGAAAAGCGGTGTTGAACGGTACCCTAACCGACGGTAAAGGCTCGTTCAGACTGGACAATATTGCGCCGGGCAAATATAAAATTGCGGTTACCTATATTGGTTACCCAACCAAAACTATCGATCCGGTTGAGACCACTCCTGGCAAACCCGATAACAACGTAGGTACCGTTATAGTTGCCCCAAGTGGCAAAACCCTGGGCGCCGTTACTGTAACCGGCCAAACAGCCATCATTGAAAACAAGCTGGATAAGATTGTTTACAATGCCGAGAAAGACGTAACATCTGCTGGTGGCAACGCTACCGACGTGCTGCGTAAAGTACCGCTGGTATCGGTAGACTTAGACGGTAAACCATCTCTGCGTGGCGACCAAAATGTTCGTGTATTGATAAATGGTAAGCCATCAGGTGCCCTATCAAGCAGTTTGGCTGACGTATTGCGCACCATCCCTGCTGATCAGATCAAAAGTATTGAGGTAATCACTGCTCCATCTGCCAAGTACGATGCAGAAGGATCAGGCGGTATCATCAATATCATTACCAAAAGCAAAAACGTATCGGGCTTAAGCGGCTCAGTAAGTGGTGGAGTTGGTACCCGTCAAAACAATGGCAACGTTAATATCAACTACAAAAAGAACCGTTTTAGCTTAGGCGCTAACATTGGCAGTAACTTCGCATGGCCTCAAACTTCGTTGGTTGATTTTGAAAGTGCCCGCAGAAGCAATGATACTACAACCACAAACGTTCAGAACTCAAGCGCCAGAACTAAGCGCTTTGGAACTATTGGGTCCGTAAATGCCAGCTATGATATAAATAACTACAATAGTTTTACTACCACACTTAGAATCAATGGCGGTGGTTTTGAAACCAACGGAGGCGCTACCAACTCTTTTAGAACCACCAGAATTAATCCGGTGGGCTTTATACCACAAAACTTTGCTTATACCAGCAACAACTTTAATAAAGCCTCTTTTAGCGGTTTTGATTACAATGCCGACTACACTCATAAATTTAAAAAAGAAGGCGAAGAACTGACCATTGCCGGACAGTGGAGCCATAGTAAAATAGCATCAGATTATACCTCTGAATATTTTAACGTTCCGCCAAGGGCATTCCCTAACCAACAAGGTAGCAACAACGGCGTTAATGATGAATATACCGCTCAAGCTGATTATGCTAATCCTTTAAGTAAGGTAATTAAACTAGAAGCTGGTGGTAAAGCTATTTTAAGAAAAATAAACAGCGATTATGACGTTTTCAGACAGATAAACGCACAAGGGCAGATCATTAACCAGGGACCTTATACGCTTAACGATACGGCATCTAACAAATATGATTACAGCCAGAATGTTTATGCCGGATACACAGTTTTAAGCTTTACTTTACCTAAAAACTACTCGTTACAAACAGGTTTACGTGTTGAAAACACACAAATTGATGGTGACCCCACTAACTTAGTTCAAAGAAACCTTCAGCCGTTTTCACAAAGCTATACAACCTTTGTACCTAGCTTTATACTGTCAAAAACCGTAAAAGGCACGCAGACATACAAATTAAGTTACAACAAGCGTATTCAACGCCCAAGCTTACAGTTCTTAAATCCGTTTATTAACAAGGCTAATAACCAAAACCAATCACAAGGTAATCCGGAGTTATCACCGGAGGTTACCCAAACCATTGAATTGGGCTATACAACCTTTATTAAAACGTCTGTAATTAACTTATCAACTTATTACAAGTACACTAATAATTTGATTGAAGGCATTGTTCAAACCATTAATGACCCCGATCTGAGAAGCGAAAGCAACCCTAATGGATCAGCATCAAGAACAGTTTTTCAAAACATAGGTAGCAACAAATCATTCGGTGCAAGCTTTTTTGGATCGGTTACACCGTGGAAGCCTTTAACCATCAGAGGAAGTGTTAATGGTTATACTTACCGGCCAACCGTTAACCCTGCCAATCAGACCCAGCAAACTGCTACCGGCACTACTTATTTTCAATATAATGCGTTCCTGAGTGCTTCGGCAACTATAAAAGGTGGCTGGACAACTGAATTCTTTGGTGTATTTAACTCGCCACGCCGTACCATACAAGGCGAAAACCCAGCCTTTAACTTATTTGGCTTTGGTGTGAAGAAAGAGATTATTGCTAAAAAATTCACCTTAGGATTAAACGCATTGTCACCGTTCCAGAAATACTTAAAGCTGGATCAGTCGATCAATACACCTAACCTAAACCAAACTCAGAAAATCAGATATCCTTTGCAATCATTCGGTATCTCGTTTACTTACAACTTTGGTAGTGTTACTTATGGTCAGCAAACCAAGAAAAAAGGCGTAAACAACGACGACTTACTGCAAGGCGGCGACCAGGGCGGTGCCCCAGGTGGCCAAGGCGGTGCACCTCGTCAATAA
- a CDS encoding DNA mismatch repair protein MutS produces MSTNVLSVYTQNISLSEQQIKYYQQRVNLFSVLRLVAFGCLLALVYWSVKIGSLGMFAIGAVVIGAVFNWLVGQQNQFDKQRNYYESFKAVNQNEIESVNAHTNIYDNGQAYADDKHFYTADLDIFGQASLYQLTNRAATVPGKNLLARWLKAPASKPDILSRQEAIEDIASKTGWKLKMQAMLLFNNKQETDELDRLFSYLNKPVIIPGEAWLRYYVKVAPWIMIVAIVASFYYAPVKHLATFLGLLNFAITGLTSKATQQTDLIAGRIGNTLKSYADIFKSIEEEQWAAKLNIALAQEIKPANGKSTALVVAKLSAHINSLNARLNLVVGFVLNVGLVWNVRYVIAIEDWKRNNHENVEAAFGAIAGFEALLSVAGLRINHPEWCMPQIAEGADYTLTAEAITHPLIKRTVAVANDYTLVNTRTVDIITGSNMAGKSTFLRTLGINTVLALAGAPACAQAMQVSVVQLFSYMRIKDSLNESTSTFKAELDRLQMLLQAVEEQPNIFFLIDEMLRGTNSVDKYLGSKAVIERLVSRRGVGLVATHDLQLAELEKQYPDYIRNFYFDIQVQDGEMLFDYKLKPGECKTFNASLLLERIGIKTQAE; encoded by the coding sequence ATGTCTACAAATGTCTTATCTGTTTATACGCAGAATATCAGTCTTTCCGAGCAGCAAATTAAGTACTACCAACAAAGGGTAAACCTGTTTTCTGTATTGCGCTTAGTAGCGTTTGGCTGCCTGCTGGCGCTGGTTTACTGGTCGGTAAAAATTGGGTCTTTAGGTATGTTTGCCATAGGAGCCGTTGTAATAGGCGCGGTTTTTAACTGGCTGGTAGGGCAGCAAAACCAGTTTGATAAACAACGAAACTATTACGAGAGCTTTAAGGCCGTTAATCAAAACGAGATAGAGAGCGTAAATGCGCATACCAATATATATGATAACGGACAGGCTTACGCTGATGACAAGCACTTTTATACCGCCGATCTTGACATATTCGGTCAGGCGTCCCTTTATCAGCTTACCAATCGTGCTGCTACAGTGCCTGGCAAAAACTTGCTTGCTCGCTGGCTCAAAGCGCCTGCCAGCAAACCCGATATATTAAGCCGCCAGGAAGCTATTGAAGATATTGCTTCCAAAACTGGGTGGAAGCTTAAAATGCAGGCCATGCTGCTGTTTAACAATAAGCAGGAGACCGATGAACTGGACAGGTTGTTTAGCTACCTCAACAAGCCGGTAATCATTCCGGGCGAGGCCTGGCTGCGCTATTATGTAAAAGTTGCGCCTTGGATAATGATTGTCGCCATCGTAGCCTCCTTTTATTATGCGCCGGTTAAGCATCTCGCTACGTTTTTAGGTTTGCTTAATTTTGCGATCACAGGCTTAACCAGTAAGGCAACCCAACAAACCGATCTTATAGCAGGCAGAATAGGCAACACACTGAAAAGCTATGCCGATATTTTTAAGAGCATAGAGGAGGAGCAGTGGGCGGCCAAGTTGAATATTGCACTTGCACAGGAAATAAAACCAGCAAACGGCAAAAGCACCGCATTGGTTGTTGCAAAACTTTCCGCACATATCAATAGCTTAAATGCCCGTTTAAACCTGGTTGTAGGTTTTGTTTTGAATGTAGGGCTGGTATGGAATGTGCGTTATGTAATAGCCATTGAAGACTGGAAGCGCAATAACCATGAAAATGTAGAGGCAGCGTTTGGTGCAATTGCCGGGTTTGAAGCCTTGCTGAGTGTTGCAGGTCTGCGTATTAACCACCCTGAATGGTGTATGCCACAGATAGCCGAAGGGGCGGATTATACGTTAACTGCTGAAGCAATAACCCACCCGCTAATAAAGAGAACAGTTGCGGTAGCTAATGATTATACGTTGGTTAATACTCGTACGGTAGATATTATAACAGGCTCAAACATGGCCGGCAAAAGTACCTTTCTGCGTACGCTTGGTATTAATACTGTGCTGGCTTTAGCCGGTGCACCGGCTTGTGCACAGGCTATGCAGGTTTCGGTAGTGCAATTATTTAGTTATATGCGCATTAAGGACTCACTTAATGAGAGTACATCTACATTTAAAGCAGAGCTTGATCGTTTGCAAATGCTGCTGCAGGCAGTAGAGGAGCAGCCAAACATCTTCTTTTTAATTGATGAAATGCTCAGGGGGACCAATTCAGTTGATAAATACCTCGGCTCGAAAGCGGTGATAGAACGGCTGGTTAGCCGCCGCGGAGTAGGCCTGGTGGCCACGCATGATTTGCAGCTGGCCGAGCTCGAGAAGCAATACCCTGACTACATACGTAACTTTTACTTCGACATACAGGTGCAGGATGGTGAGATGCTGTTCGACTACAAACTTAAGCCCGGCGAGTGCAAAACCTTTAATGCATCGCTGCTGCTGGAAAGAATAGGCATTAAAACGCAGGCTGAGTAA
- the rlmH gene encoding 23S rRNA (pseudouridine(1915)-N(3))-methyltransferase RlmH, which produces MKIVLLTVGKTEDAYIREGIDKFVKRLKHYTKLDMVDLPELKNTKALTQDQQKSKEAELILKKITATDHVVLLDEKGLEFSSVQFADYLDKKAITSVQNIVFIIGGPYGFDASVYQRANAQLALSRMTFSHQMVRLFFVEQLYRAYTIIKGEPYHHQ; this is translated from the coding sequence ATGAAAATCGTTTTGCTTACCGTAGGTAAAACCGAAGATGCTTATATTAGGGAAGGGATTGATAAGTTTGTGAAAAGACTAAAGCACTATACCAAGCTGGATATGGTTGATCTGCCCGAACTCAAAAACACCAAAGCCCTAACGCAAGACCAGCAGAAAAGCAAGGAGGCCGAGCTGATATTGAAAAAAATCACAGCTACAGACCATGTGGTTTTGCTGGATGAAAAGGGCCTGGAATTTAGTTCTGTTCAGTTTGCCGATTACCTGGATAAAAAAGCGATAACCTCAGTGCAGAACATCGTGTTTATTATAGGTGGTCCGTATGGTTTTGATGCCAGCGTATATCAACGAGCCAATGCACAACTGGCCTTATCGCGCATGACATTTTCGCATCAAATGGTACGCCTGTTTTTTGTGGAACAGCTTTACAGGGCATACACCATCATTAAAGGGGAGCCTTATCATCATCAATAG
- a CDS encoding cation diffusion facilitator family transporter has translation MGHDHAHHHHDHAPKLDHLNTAFIVGIILNSLFVVVEAVVGFANHSLSLLTDAGHNLSDVASLALALLAFKLSKMRANNVYTYGYKRSTIVVSLLNAIILVGAVGIIAYEAIMRIGHPQPISGITVAWVAFAGILVNGVTAWLFMRDKEKDLNVKGAYMHMAVDALVSLGVVVSGIIIYFTKWYWIDSAVSLIIVVVIITGTWRLLMDSIRLEIDGVPKQMELNKIKAELLKAKGVKDVHHMHVWALSTTENALTAHLVIHTEEMANFNDIKHDLRHRLEHLDIQHSTFEPEFAGEPCHEKICS, from the coding sequence ATGGGTCACGACCACGCACATCACCACCACGATCACGCGCCAAAGCTCGATCACCTGAACACAGCCTTTATAGTAGGTATCATACTAAACTCCTTGTTTGTAGTTGTTGAGGCGGTAGTAGGCTTTGCCAATCATTCGCTCTCACTGCTTACCGATGCCGGCCATAACCTGAGCGATGTGGCCAGTTTAGCCCTTGCCCTGCTGGCCTTCAAACTGTCTAAAATGAGAGCCAACAATGTTTATACCTATGGTTATAAGCGGTCAACCATTGTGGTATCATTACTCAACGCTATAATATTGGTAGGCGCTGTCGGTATTATTGCCTATGAGGCTATCATGCGCATTGGTCATCCCCAGCCTATCTCGGGCATTACGGTAGCTTGGGTGGCCTTTGCTGGCATACTGGTAAACGGCGTTACGGCATGGCTATTTATGCGAGATAAGGAAAAAGACCTGAACGTAAAAGGAGCCTACATGCACATGGCTGTTGATGCACTGGTGTCATTAGGGGTAGTAGTATCGGGTATCATTATTTATTTTACCAAGTGGTATTGGATAGATAGCGCCGTGAGCCTCATTATTGTAGTGGTTATTATTACGGGTACCTGGCGGCTACTGATGGATAGCATACGCCTGGAAATTGACGGCGTACCCAAGCAAATGGAGCTTAATAAAATTAAAGCAGAATTACTAAAGGCCAAAGGTGTAAAAGATGTTCACCACATGCACGTATGGGCGCTCAGCACTACAGAGAACGCTTTAACGGCCCACCTGGTTATACACACAGAAGAAATGGCTAATTTCAATGATATAAAGCACGACCTGCGCCACAGGCTTGAGCACCTGGACATTCAGCATAGCACATTTGAGCCTGAGTTTGCAGGCGAGCCATGTCACGAAAAGATATGCAGCTAA
- a CDS encoding DUF5606 domain-containing protein: MNLQGIVSVAGKPGLWRALAQNKTGFVLESLDEKKTKLVVNLSTAKLAALDEITIFSNDEDIKLTDVLERMKNAASVPEAKADGKTMREFFREVAPDHDEEKVYASDMKKILTWFHLLKDMPLFNEEAAAPKATEGEAEVAAVEE, from the coding sequence ATGAATTTACAAGGAATTGTATCGGTAGCGGGTAAGCCGGGCTTGTGGAGAGCGCTGGCCCAAAACAAAACCGGTTTTGTGCTCGAAAGCCTGGATGAGAAAAAGACCAAACTGGTTGTAAACTTATCGACCGCTAAACTGGCTGCTTTAGATGAGATTACCATTTTTAGTAACGATGAAGATATTAAACTGACTGACGTATTAGAGCGTATGAAAAACGCAGCATCAGTGCCCGAGGCTAAAGCTGATGGTAAAACGATGCGCGAGTTTTTCAGAGAAGTAGCGCCCGATCATGATGAAGAGAAAGTTTATGCATCGGACATGAAAAAGATCTTAACCTGGTTTCACCTTTTAAAAGACATGCCGTTGTTTAACGAGGAAGCAGCAGCACCTAAAGCTACTGAAGGCGAGGCCGAAGTAGCAGCGGTAGAAGAATAA
- a CDS encoding peptidylprolyl isomerase, giving the protein MSKAIMRTEKGDMTIEFYDKDAPNTVANFLNLAKTGFYNGVTFHRVIPNFVVQGGDPTGTGAGGSGTRINCELTGENQYHDRGVLSMAHAGRNTGSSQFFICHSRDNTAHLDRNHTCFGKVVENVDVVDAIRQGDKILSVDVIEE; this is encoded by the coding sequence ATGAGCAAAGCAATAATGAGAACCGAAAAGGGCGACATGACTATCGAATTTTACGATAAAGACGCTCCTAATACTGTAGCCAACTTTCTTAACCTGGCTAAAACCGGCTTTTACAATGGTGTAACTTTTCACCGTGTAATACCTAATTTTGTTGTACAAGGTGGCGATCCTACCGGCACAGGCGCTGGCGGTTCTGGTACCCGTATCAATTGTGAATTAACCGGCGAGAACCAATACCATGACCGTGGCGTGCTTTCTATGGCACATGCAGGCCGTAATACCGGCAGCTCTCAGTTCTTTATTTGCCACAGCCGTGATAACACTGCTCACCTTGACAGAAACCACACTTGTTTTGGTAAAGTGGTTGAAAATGTTGATGTGGTTGATGCTATCCGCCAAGGCGATAAAATTTTGAGCGTAGACGTAATTGAGGAATAA